Genomic segment of Apostichopus japonicus isolate 1M-3 chromosome 8, ASM3797524v1, whole genome shotgun sequence:
cgccatagtgagtagaagagccctattgattttggtgctcatcttatgaatattaatgaggtcacagggtcaaatgtaaacattttcagaattgaatcatactttgtgtgtaGGTGGTTgtagatagcgggtacatgataatgtatgttcaatgtgatattatgcacattcattagggggcagggcttgagttgatttttgctaaaaatagcttataaacatggtaagttaacatagtttagtaggtaggtccacagtcagtgaaagaaccttgctgatcaaattaatcaacaatgaagaaagcttgggattataatctcaaatggcaaggaatcacaataagccaactggctttctggttttctGCTGGCTTAGTGTTATTGCGATAAAATACATAATATGCCATTTAAATCTGAAACTCTAATGTAAACTTTATCCAATGGGAACAACACAATTTATTTCTGACATTCAAGATTGCATATCTTGGAATTGTACAGTACACAATTGTCATACTTAATATCTACTGCCTTGACTAGATGGAggtaataaatactttttaCATTGCCAAAGCAAGTATGAAATTTACAATTGACTGAACTTCATGGTGATAGGTATGATGATATGTACTGGCAATACCACTACtactgaccacaccaaattcAAAGTTGGTATCAACTGGAACACTCAACTATGTGACTAACACCTGTTGTGACACAGAAGTTCCAACTTGTCACCCAAGTTGGTCCTAATTACATCATGTCATCATGCATGAAATGTTTCGACAGCTTAGAGCTACAAAATATCTTCCTTACTACAAGTTTCCATGAATTTCAAGAATGAATTCTTCAAAATGATACCAGTCTTAATGCAAGTGTTGATAAAATTAATGTCAATGTATAAAGTTTAATACGTAACTACCTGGTCTTGCAAATACTGTTACCTGAATATGCTTTACCAGAGGAAATACCAACAGGCAAACTACACAGACATTTACTATTTTATAGAACTATCCCTTCAATTGTGTAGTGTACATTCTGTATCCATTTACTTAATTTTCCTTGTTGATCATCCATAGTGTGCTTTCAACTAAAATAAGTAATTGACATAGTTTTCTATTTTAGCATTACACTCAAGAGATGAGTTCCTTGTAAAACCTGCATTTTTTATTATCAACCTTTGACTCTGGTTCCAGTTAgagatattaaatattttgtcaTATTACTTTCCAGATTGGGAACAACATTGCTTCATTTGGAAAGTTTACCGAAAACCCAGCCCTTCATTTTGAAAAGCAGGAGGACCCATAACCGGCTTTGTCTTCATTGACCGCGAAACAGTGAAATGTTGTAGCATGTTGGAAACGTTTGAACTCGGCTTTATactattttctatttttgacTACCAAATTCTGTTTCATAGTCTGGACAAAGAGTACGGTTGTAAAGGCAATACTTCAATTGGATAAAGTCCTATTTCACAAACCGCTCGCTGAATGTTAGCATTAACAGTAAACACTCTTCACCTCGCTATCTTGAATATGGAGTTCCACAAGGATCAGTGCTCGGACTGTCTGTTTTCACATTTAATACCTCCCAATTGAAGACGTTATCACTCCCACGGTCTCCAAGGAATGAATTATGCAGATGATACACAAGTTTATGTGTCAATGTACATTGATGAAAAGGATCAGACTATTGGAAAACTTGGATCATTTATAAACGAAATTAAAACTTGGTGTGTAAGCAAAACACAAATTCTCAGCGACAACAAAACTGAATTGATGCATGCTTTTCATCATGATTTCGTAATGTCAACCCTGCAACTTCCCCGTTAGCAATTAAAACTAAGACGTATGGTTAGCAACTTAGCATTCTTTCAAATTTGAGGCCCCCAAACTCTGGAACACTCCCAACCCAAATTAGGGATTCTCCTACCATAGACAATTTTAAAGCGTCTTATAAAGTTATTTATTCACGTACTTCCCACAATGGACActgtaatatttatattgtcGATCATTTCATGTATCTTTTAGTATTcttttagtatgtttttttcttggtaTTCATTTTGTTCCTGTAAAGCTCATTGAGACCGTCGAcataatgcgctatataaataagtattattacagtagtttttattattttacatattatatataacttCTACTTTGGAATGTCTAAACTTGTGGAATTTCATCCAAAAGTTCATTTATGGCATGGGAAAAGGTAAGGGTAGAGAGAGATCTGTTCCCAGTGTATCTCTTCTCATGAATTTCGTAACTCCTACTGAAGCTCCCTTAGTAGCaaacacataggcctactttGTTTAATTAATAGCAAACAGACAGACACTTTTTTGACCTAATGTATTAATATGTTGATATTTCTAGCAGTTTGTATTACAGAACCCACAAGGAGTCTTTCCAATTAATTTCATAAAGGTTTAGCAAAGTAAAGCATGTGAAAGGAACACAGTTTTCTGTACCACAACCTGAAAGTTTCATCTGAGCTGTATTACCGATTGCAAAGTAACCCTGTACGTCACTAATATGTAGGATAGAAATCCTACAGTTATCCTTTTTGAGCTGACTATCTCAATACATTCATAATAATATAACCTTTCAAAATAACAGCCATTATTGACCCGGTATGGAGGTCATTGCATTGAGTGCATTTTGGTTGGACATTATGGAATTTATGTACtaaaaattttaaattcatttcaactgagcaattgaacacaTTTGTAAACTGTggagttaaagcaactgagtaATCCTACATTTTTCTGAGTTTTGATAAGACATTATcttgttttcaaaacaattaactaaattaaaatgtcaaattatggGGCAAAAATGTTGATGgaacttttaagcttccgtacatCTCTATAGATGTAGTGAAAACAATGTGACAACACTTTTACTGGTAGAAATTGGATTTTTTTCGGTGGACAGACTTCATGCTCTAGCTTCTCCTGCAAGTAACCATTGGGAGGGTCTGTACTCtggttaaatttaaattaacattttaactgAGGCAAGTTTTACTGTGTCAGCAACTacagcctaggcctagttaggCTAAGCTTAAGTTAGGCCTACTGTCTAATAGTATAAACTGGCGCGCCTCGTAACTGCGCTTCTTCTACCTTTGGTCTAACTTTGTCCTCGCCAATAAGTCTGGTTTAATGCAATAGTTAACAAAACCAGAATAACATAAGAAGCCAACCCGAAGGCCGGTAAGgaacaaatatattgaaattaattaaccCATATTATAACTCGTTCATTAATACTACACTAGTACAGTGCTATACAACTGCGTTCTGCAATACTGCTAGCTAGCGAACATAAGACCGATTACTAATCGGAGAAACTCAACTCTCAAACGTACAGCTGCTTCTCATTGTCAGTCGTTGGAATGGCGTACGGCTTGTCAATGATATATTAGTAGATGATAGCACTCCCCCTATGGGTGATTTGTCGGCTGAAATCGTTCCTAATCTGAAGCTTCGTGGGCCGAATTATAAACTTTCGGCCTAGCTTACCGTTCTAATATTTTGACGGAAGATTTTAAGGCCAATTTATTTAAGTAGTAAAACATGAGACTGGTATTATTGAATATATTTAAAGCATGAAATGTTACTTTACTAATTAATTTTGAACTATCGCAATTCAATGGACTATAAACTCTGGTGGCAACTGCCATGACTATagtaatattcatattcataaagATCTTGATTTATTATAAATTGAAATGACACGTGAGAGTAAACCCAAGTAATAAAATTTTGGGTACCGTTGTTGCTTCTTAAAAGAGCCTGAAGCTTAAGTCGATCGAAAGAAGTATTATATGttaactattttgtttattattctgTCATTGATAATTTTCCAAAGAGAggatataaaacaatattacGTAACAATAAAAATCGAAATGTCTTGAGTCCTTATTGGTAGTCAAGATGTGTTAAGGCATAGGCCTACTCAGTGTGTACGTGAAGGTTACTTATTGGTTACTTAGTTACGTAACCATTACGTTATATCACAACGTTACTAAAACGTAAATGACTAACGTTGCGAAATCTCGTTGTATGAACGTTGCAACAACATCGCAAAAAGGTTATACAAAAACGTTAATGCGACGTTATTATAACGTATCATCTAAACGTTACAAAATAACGTAATAAAAACGTAAATACAACGTTATTTTTTGGTCTAAATATTACGTAAATATAACGTCCCCTGGAGTCTACAAAATTTCGTAACTACAACGTAACTTTCTGACGTTAATACAACGTAAACGGTACGTAAatataacgttataaaaacgtAATTTTGTTAGCTGGGTAGGGCCTAGGTTCTTTATCCGTCCCCTGTGTATACACACTTCATAGGCGCCGGCCCACTCCCACCTTTATTGCTTACACAATTTGTAAATACAAGGCTTACTACAGAATACAAATTTGTGGCAGGCGACTTGCAATTTTTATTGggaaagaggggaaaaaagaaagatatgcaAAAAATTGTACATCTCACCCAcaccattttttattttgaaattgatcatcttttatttaatttttttttcttttacttgtgTAGAGCACTTAAACCATACAACTTTGTCAACGAAAATCTAAACCAAGGGAAAATGCCTCATTTTTGCTGTGCTGGTGGTTGTACAAACTCATCCGACAAACAAGATCTGTCTTTTCATAGTTTACCTTTACGAGACAagaaaagattaaatttgtGGATCACAAAAATGAAACGAGATCCCAAATTTTTCAGAGTTAATAAACATGCAAAAATATGTTCAAGCCATTTTACTGAAGATGACTTCATCGAGCCACTTGCAAGCAAGAAGAGGTTGAAGAGAACTGCTGTACCTTCAAAATTTATTTGGACAGAGCCAGGGAGGGAAAGTACAGAAAGACAAGTGTTAGGAAAATTACAGGTATGGCATGAAAATAAAGACGAAGAAACAGACACTGCTTCTGAAGGAGAGGGTGATGTACTTGACCCCCAGAGACCATCCTCTGTGTCAAGAAATATCCAGACTGATTACAATTTTGAGGAATTAGACTTGCCTTGCCAACACAGTTTCTCTGTATCTCATTTGCTGTCTAAAAGCACAACAGAAAAAAAGGAGGAGAAATTCTTTACTCATTTTACTGGATTTAATTCAAATGCACAGTTTAAGGAAACACTTAGATTTTTAGTCCCAAATTTAGATAGAAATAATTTAGTTTACTATGACACCAAAGAGGCAAGAAGTAAATTAATAAATGCAGAATCACTCTTTGAAGATGAAGAATTAAATGAAGGGATATCTCTCACAGTGGAATCAACAAAATGTCCAGGGAAAAAAATCTTGATTGAAGATGAGTTCTTGATGGTTATGATGAAATTGCGAATGGGACTCAGCAATTTGGACTTGGCTGAAAGATTCAATTTGTCAGAAAGTACTGTATCAGTAAAGCTGATAACTTGGTTTAATTACTTGTATGTTATTCTTGGGTCATTAAAGATATGGCCCGGTCACAACATAATTTTAAGTAATTCACCCCAAGAATTTGTCCAGAAGTACCCTAATACAGTTGTAATCATAGATGCAACCGAATTACAAATTGAAGTGCCAAGTTCACTCCAAAAGCAAAGTGAAACTTACAGTTCTTACAAAAGTCACAccacattaaaatgtttacttggTGTTGATCCTAAAGGgggtataatttttgtttccCAGCTATATGAGGGGTCCATAAGCGACAAAGAAATTGTAAAAAGATCTGGTTTCTTATCAGTTCTTAAACAAAAACTAGAAATGGGAGAACTACACAAAGGAGATGCAGTTATGGCAGACAAAGGTTttgatattgaaaatgaattGAAAGCAATGGGGTTAAATCTCAATATCCCCACCTTTTTGAGAGCAAAGGGAAGTTTCTCAGAAGAGGATGTAATTAGGACACAGACAATTGCCATGCACAGAATTCATGTTGAAAGGGCTATTGGGAAGGTTAGGCGGTTCCACTTGTTTAATTCAGTAATACCAGTGACAATGTTTGGTACAATAAATCAAATCTGGACTGTTTCTTGTTTGTTATCCAACTTTCAAAATCCAATTCTTTGAGAAACTCAGTACAGCATAGTGTAGTTGAAAGGTTCTTtaccatatatgtataaacaaaaatcaatgGGACTATTCCTATAAGCTATGACATCAAAAATGGTATGCTTTTGATGAAGAATGAGTTAAGCTTTGGTAAAGCAATGACAGTCCAatattcttcatcaaaaggAACTCTTGTAGCAatcatttcattactgtcaCTTAAATAAACAATGAAATCACACCATTTTAAACCAGTTAGGGCCATCTGACCTTGCACTTGGGTAAAGTAACCAAACTTGTGTTCACGTTTAAGAATGTATTCCTCACTGTTGTCTTTAAGTTCAATATAAAAGTCATGGGATTTCACAATCTCCTCCACCTTCTTTCCTCGTTGCGTCATTGGGCACTTTATTTCAAGTAATCCGAAACAAGGCTTGAGAGCTGGGTTAAAAACCTTTCCATCAGGGGTACATCCTAGGTGTGGGTGCTTGGGATTTACAACAAGTCCGGAATCAAAGACACAaaaatttggaattttctttttcatttgtttaatgTAAATACTTAaggcttccttttcttttgacAATCCATGTTGAATTGAAGCTACTTTACTCAAATCCTTTGTACCATAAATGTCTTTGAACATGGCTTCTGTGGGAGGTTTTTTTCGAGCAAGAACTTTGCCAAAGTTTGACACTGTTAATCTTTTCTTACGTGCTGACTGCCATTCAGCAGACTTATACTGCATGACTGTCCTTTTCTGAAGTTATGAGAATCCTCAATGGAAATggatatattttcattaaaccAATCCTTTTGTGTAACACAGGACACACAATCCAGATCAAAATGTATAGTTGATATGTTCTTGTTAATGATTttagataataataacaaacacaaaGGGATATGATGTAAAACAGAAACTGTGGTGTATTGACTTGACATACGTCGTACTAAGGATCTTGCGAGAGTGAGATGTAAACAAATACATGTATGGAACGCCACAAAAGCTTAAATGTAACATCCCCCTTCTTAAGTATACAAATACACTTGAATGTCCATAAAGATGAAATGTCCATATATCAGGTAGAActgaaaacaaaaaggaaaacaaaacaaatgacatGTATACCTGAAATGTTCTCTCCCAAAGCTTAACTCTAATGCTAACATACAGGTGTagtgataaaatatatatatgtacatggcAAGAAACAACAGCACAAGAAACCTTGCATGAGCCATCATTCCATCACATAATCTTTGTACCGAGAGGGGGGCGTCCGGTTTCTAACCGGGCGGGTGTTGGCAACACTAGTAGCCGGGGTTGGAAAGGGGTCCTCCTCGTGGCTCTC
This window contains:
- the LOC139971969 gene encoding uncharacterized protein; translation: MPHFCCAGGCTNSSDKQDLSFHSLPLRDKKRLNLWITKMKRDPKFFRVNKHAKICSSHFTEDDFIEPLASKKRLKRTAVPSKFIWTEPGRESTERQVLGKLQVWHENKDEETDTASEGEGDVLDPQRPSSVSRNIQTDYNFEELDLPCQHSFSVSHLLSKSTTEKKEEKFFTHFTGFNSNAQFKETLRFLVPNLDRNNLVYYDTKEARSKLINAESLFEDEELNEGISLTVESTKCPGKKILIEDEFLMVMMKLRMGLSNLDLAERFNLSESTVSVKLITWFNYLYVILGSLKIWPGHNIILSNSPQEFVQKYPNTVVIIDATELQIEVPSSLQKQSETYSSYKSHTTLKCLLGVDPKGGIIFVSQLYEGSISDKEIVKRSGFLSVLKQKLEMGELHKGDAVMADKGFDIENELKAMGLNLNIPTFLRAKGSFSEEDVIRTQTIAMHRIHVERAIGKVRRFHLFNSVIPVTMFGTINQIWTVSCLLSNFQNPIL